One region of Haloterrigena salifodinae genomic DNA includes:
- a CDS encoding beta-mannosidase translates to MRVESLNGSWKLRQSDTDRWLNATVPGGVYTDLLNAGEIPDPYDNDNELDLQWVGTSDWVYRRTVTLDSDFLDEERIRLRCAGLDTIATVRINGEVVGEAANMHRKYEFDVAGVLTPGENQVEITFHSPIEYSTRRSENHEYEVPTLRYPIDQPGRNFIRKAQCHYGWDWGPCLPTSGIWRDIDLLAYSEPRIEYTKTVQDHDGDSVSLDVIVGLDVPADGEVLLAAEVADTATHEVRDVAEGRSEVTVGLEVSDPDLWWPNGYGDQPLYDLTVAVGAKTESVSDNTDVVTADGGVTTANSSFPPDAAHETTTRIGFRDLNLIREPDQEGNGESFAFEVNGVPVFAKGANWIPADALYGRITRDRYESLLDSAVDANMNMIRVWGGGYYERDSFYEACDERGLLVWQDFMFACALYPSDEDYLESVEEEVRYQVRRLADHPSLALWCGNNEVEMGLESWFDDAAELEQLKEGYETLFYDVIGDTVAEEDETRTYWPGSPSSGTGMQDPYQTDKGDIHYWDVWHDGANFEEYETVEPRFVSEFGYQSFPSVDALSSVLPDDELNPTAPLMEHHQRSEGGNRTILQRMASSFRIPFSFTDFVYLSQVQQGLAMKTAIEHWRRLKPDCMGTLYWQLNDLWPCASWSSIEYGGDWKALQHVVRRIYAPALLSTTTTDGGDEVEIWLTNDERDPLEGEITVEANTFDGERVDETGETVSVAALDSACVATVDPGRLLGDVPQEEAYLRVSFDGSDETYPAFAFFEEYKHLELPDPKFDITVVGNEVTIEADAAALFVELNVPLDGRFSDNYFHLTPDEERTVAFDAADPPNDIERRLAEELSLTHLRATY, encoded by the coding sequence ATGCGGGTAGAGTCTCTCAACGGCAGTTGGAAGTTACGTCAGTCGGATACCGATCGCTGGCTCAACGCGACGGTTCCTGGCGGAGTCTACACGGATCTCCTCAACGCGGGCGAAATCCCCGATCCGTACGACAACGACAATGAACTCGATCTTCAGTGGGTCGGAACGTCCGACTGGGTGTATCGACGCACGGTGACACTCGATAGCGACTTCCTCGACGAGGAGCGGATACGCCTGCGCTGTGCCGGGCTCGATACCATCGCGACGGTACGCATCAACGGGGAGGTCGTGGGCGAAGCCGCGAACATGCACCGTAAGTACGAGTTCGATGTCGCCGGCGTCCTCACACCCGGGGAGAATCAGGTGGAAATCACGTTCCACTCTCCGATCGAGTACAGCACTCGTCGCTCGGAGAATCACGAGTACGAAGTTCCAACGCTTCGATATCCTATCGACCAGCCGGGACGGAACTTCATCCGAAAGGCCCAGTGCCACTACGGATGGGACTGGGGGCCGTGTCTTCCAACCTCCGGTATCTGGCGAGATATCGACCTTCTCGCGTACTCCGAGCCCCGAATCGAGTATACGAAGACCGTACAGGACCACGACGGCGACAGCGTCAGCCTCGATGTGATCGTCGGCCTCGACGTACCGGCCGATGGCGAAGTATTGCTCGCTGCCGAGGTTGCGGATACGGCGACGCACGAAGTCCGAGACGTCGCCGAGGGACGCAGCGAGGTCACGGTCGGTCTCGAGGTTTCGGACCCTGATCTCTGGTGGCCGAACGGGTACGGTGATCAACCGCTTTACGACCTCACCGTAGCCGTCGGCGCAAAAACCGAGTCAGTATCGGACAACACGGACGTGGTGACAGCCGACGGCGGCGTGACGACGGCAAACTCGTCGTTCCCGCCCGACGCGGCACACGAGACGACCACTCGTATCGGGTTTCGAGACCTCAATCTCATCCGCGAACCGGACCAAGAGGGCAACGGCGAGTCGTTCGCGTTCGAGGTCAACGGAGTACCGGTGTTCGCGAAGGGCGCCAACTGGATCCCGGCGGACGCGCTGTACGGACGGATCACGCGCGATCGATACGAATCGCTACTCGACAGCGCTGTCGACGCCAACATGAACATGATTCGCGTCTGGGGCGGCGGGTACTACGAGCGAGACAGCTTCTACGAGGCGTGCGACGAACGGGGATTACTCGTCTGGCAAGACTTCATGTTCGCCTGCGCGCTGTACCCCAGCGACGAGGACTATCTGGAGTCCGTCGAAGAAGAGGTCCGGTACCAAGTTCGCCGGCTAGCCGACCACCCATCGCTCGCGCTCTGGTGTGGCAACAACGAAGTCGAGATGGGACTCGAGAGCTGGTTCGACGACGCTGCCGAACTGGAGCAATTGAAGGAGGGCTACGAGACGCTGTTCTACGACGTGATCGGCGATACCGTCGCTGAAGAGGATGAAACCCGGACGTACTGGCCAGGATCGCCGTCTAGCGGCACCGGGATGCAGGATCCGTACCAGACCGACAAAGGGGACATCCACTACTGGGACGTCTGGCACGACGGCGCGAACTTCGAGGAGTACGAGACGGTCGAACCGCGGTTCGTCTCCGAGTTCGGATACCAGTCGTTCCCCTCGGTCGACGCGCTCTCGTCGGTGCTCCCCGACGACGAGCTCAATCCGACCGCGCCGTTGATGGAACACCACCAGCGAAGCGAGGGAGGCAATCGGACGATCCTCCAGCGAATGGCGTCGTCGTTCCGTATTCCGTTTAGCTTCACTGACTTCGTCTATCTCAGTCAGGTGCAACAGGGGCTGGCGATGAAGACCGCCATCGAGCACTGGCGGCGGCTGAAGCCCGACTGTATGGGGACGCTCTACTGGCAGTTAAACGACCTCTGGCCCTGCGCGTCGTGGTCGTCCATCGAGTACGGCGGCGACTGGAAGGCGCTCCAGCACGTCGTACGCCGCATCTACGCGCCGGCTCTGCTCTCGACAACGACGACAGACGGCGGCGACGAAGTCGAGATCTGGCTCACGAACGACGAACGCGACCCCCTCGAAGGGGAGATCACCGTCGAAGCGAATACGTTCGACGGAGAACGCGTAGACGAGACCGGCGAGACCGTCTCAGTCGCGGCGCTCGACAGCGCCTGCGTTGCGACCGTCGACCCGGGTCGATTACTCGGTGACGTTCCACAAGAGGAGGCGTACCTCCGCGTCTCCTTCGACGGGAGCGACGAGACGTATCCGGCATTCGCGTTTTTCGAGGAGTACAAGCACCTCGAACTCCCGGATCCAAAGTTCGACATCACCGTTGTCGGGAACGAGGTGACGATCGAGGCGGACGCCGCCGCCCTGTTCGTCGAACTGAACGTTCCGCTCGACGGCCGGTTCTCGGACAACTACTTCCATCTGACGCCCGACGAAGAGCGAACGGTCGCGTTCGACGCCGCGGACCCCCCTAACGATATCGAGCGGCGACTCGCCGAAGAATTGTCGCTAACCCACCTCCGTGCGACCTACTGA
- a CDS encoding orc1/cdc6 family replication initiation protein produces the protein MTPDSSSDSVDDPLFESGHRIFSNKDLLKIGHVPEADRIVGRDEEISKLAKRLNGAVHGYSPENVMIYGKTGTGKSLVSRHVCQRAQSAAQEGVTIGTAYIDCAEDNTETQAISSLAAKLNDESVTEITVPHTGLSTSKYYKLLWKTLDAQFDSAIIILDEIDLMNDDSLLMKLSRAEEAGKIDCSIGVIAISNKIQYVDNTNERVKSSFQHKELFFKPYDANQLREIMLNRADAFQGGVLSDDVIPLSAAFAAQEHGDARKAIDILRHAGEVAYEDGAEKVREKHVRQAQQHAEKDRFRELVNGAPTQAKAALLALTELSVNSDDDAFLTSRVYDQYERICEHLDMDILSVRRFRDILKEQAFLGVVEIEKINKGSAGGIHLQNRLIEDPQVVRETILEDSRMQNWDDD, from the coding sequence ATGACACCCGACTCCTCGTCCGATTCCGTCGATGATCCGCTCTTCGAATCGGGGCATCGGATCTTCTCGAACAAGGATCTCTTGAAAATCGGCCACGTTCCCGAAGCCGACCGAATCGTCGGGCGCGATGAGGAGATTTCGAAGCTAGCGAAACGTCTGAACGGCGCAGTTCACGGATACTCTCCGGAAAACGTGATGATCTACGGGAAGACGGGAACGGGGAAGTCATTGGTCTCGAGGCACGTCTGTCAACGCGCCCAAAGTGCGGCTCAGGAGGGTGTCACGATCGGGACGGCGTATATCGACTGCGCTGAAGATAATACGGAAACGCAGGCGATCTCTTCTCTCGCTGCGAAGTTAAATGACGAATCCGTTACCGAGATCACCGTCCCGCACACCGGTCTCAGCACGTCAAAATACTACAAACTGCTTTGGAAAACGCTCGACGCGCAGTTTGACTCCGCCATCATCATCCTCGACGAGATCGATCTGATGAACGACGACAGTCTCCTCATGAAACTCTCGCGGGCCGAGGAGGCGGGGAAGATCGACTGTAGTATCGGCGTCATCGCGATCAGCAACAAAATCCAGTACGTCGACAATACGAACGAACGCGTCAAGAGCAGCTTCCAACACAAGGAACTGTTCTTCAAACCCTACGACGCGAACCAGCTCCGCGAGATCATGCTCAATCGTGCGGACGCGTTTCAGGGCGGGGTTCTTTCCGACGACGTGATTCCGCTGTCCGCTGCGTTCGCCGCCCAGGAACACGGCGACGCGCGGAAGGCCATCGATATCCTACGCCACGCCGGCGAGGTCGCCTACGAGGACGGCGCCGAGAAAGTCCGAGAGAAACACGTCCGGCAGGCCCAACAACACGCCGAAAAGGACCGCTTCCGGGAACTCGTCAACGGTGCGCCCACCCAGGCGAAGGCCGCGCTGCTCGCGTTGACCGAACTCAGCGTCAACTCTGACGACGACGCGTTCCTCACGAGTCGCGTGTACGACCAGTATGAGCGCATCTGCGAACACCTCGATATGGATATTCTCTCGGTTCGCCGGTTCCGAGACATCCTGAAAGAACAGGCGTTCCTCGGCGTCGTCGAGATCGAGAAGATCAATAAGGGGAGTGCGGGAGGGATCCATCTGCAAAATCGGCTCATCGAGGATCCGCAAGTCGTCCGCGAGACCATTCTGGAGGATAGCCGAATGCAGAACTGGGATGACGACTAA
- a CDS encoding mannonate dehydratase, with the protein MQLLLVLPPEPDERWEKAKQIGVDHAVYHSLELGDGRRPSQYDELLRAVNRYRDHGLEPAAFEGSVPLTDTTRLATDGRDDEIDEFCRFLRNLGKLGVDVVCYDWMAGLRWARTSVTTPSRVASLTTSYSDEQMRRGPAPAAARSTTADDLWANLEYFLERVVPVAEEADVKLGLHPDDPPIGDVRGMPRIVNSPEAYERALDVVDSPYNGITFCQGNFAAMSVDVPATIRRFGDRISFVHFRDVEGGADGFVETWHDDGLTDMAAAIEAYRDIGFDGPIRPDHVPTMAGEDNSIPGYHLSGKLFASGYIRGLLDATD; encoded by the coding sequence ATGCAACTTTTGCTCGTCCTTCCGCCGGAACCCGACGAACGGTGGGAGAAGGCAAAGCAGATCGGCGTCGACCACGCCGTGTATCATTCGCTCGAACTCGGCGACGGGCGGCGTCCGTCGCAGTACGACGAATTGCTCCGGGCCGTCAACCGGTACCGCGATCACGGGCTCGAACCCGCCGCGTTCGAGGGGAGCGTCCCGCTGACCGACACCACGCGCCTCGCGACGGACGGTCGGGACGACGAGATTGACGAGTTCTGTCGGTTCCTTCGGAATCTCGGGAAACTCGGCGTCGACGTCGTCTGTTACGACTGGATGGCGGGGCTCCGGTGGGCCCGGACCTCGGTCACGACGCCGAGTCGGGTCGCCTCGCTTACCACCTCCTACAGCGACGAGCAGATGCGCCGCGGACCCGCGCCCGCCGCGGCCCGCTCGACGACGGCGGACGACCTCTGGGCGAACCTGGAGTACTTCCTCGAACGCGTTGTTCCGGTCGCCGAGGAGGCGGACGTCAAACTCGGACTGCACCCCGACGATCCGCCGATCGGGGATGTCCGCGGAATGCCGCGGATCGTCAACTCGCCGGAGGCCTACGAGCGCGCACTCGACGTCGTCGACTCGCCGTACAACGGCATCACGTTCTGCCAGGGAAACTTCGCGGCGATGAGCGTCGACGTTCCGGCGACGATCCGGCGGTTCGGCGATCGGATTAGCTTCGTCCACTTCCGCGACGTCGAGGGCGGCGCCGACGGCTTCGTCGAGACGTGGCACGACGACGGGCTAACCGACATGGCCGCCGCGATCGAGGCGTATCGCGACATCGGCTTCGACGGTCCGATTCGACCGGATCACGTTCCGACGATGGCCGGCGAGGACAATTCGATCCCTGGATATCACCTCTCCGGAAAACTGTTCGCCAGCGGATATATCCGCGGCCTGCTCGATGCGACCGATTGA
- a CDS encoding RNA ligase family protein, translated as MKRFPSIPPIADVADGCFEDGHLWLIEKVDGAHFRFQLQESGLIRFGDRNRVYDDPDAVPEPYRHAVRHVRTNLEREALRDAVDDVEALVFFGEAMHRHTIDYDWERTPSFLGFDVWSAQKERFYSVDTVERIFNQLGLHTVNVFERERRARDFDPDSYSVPQSAWYDGPAEGVIVQNKRGQRATLLHPSFREIEATAPVDASAAEVAETYATQRRFETLSSELEERGRPVTFDTLYERVLEDIGREEHDRLYHESEPVDMKAFRSEVSALTRRFLEE; from the coding sequence ATGAAGAGGTTTCCATCGATACCGCCGATCGCCGACGTTGCTGACGGCTGCTTCGAGGACGGGCATCTCTGGCTGATAGAGAAAGTCGACGGGGCGCATTTCCGCTTTCAACTCCAGGAGTCGGGATTGATTCGATTCGGCGATCGGAATCGCGTCTACGACGATCCGGATGCCGTTCCGGAACCGTACCGACACGCCGTCCGTCACGTGCGAACGAACCTCGAGCGAGAAGCGCTTCGCGACGCCGTCGACGACGTCGAGGCGCTCGTTTTCTTCGGGGAGGCAATGCATCGGCACACGATCGACTATGACTGGGAACGGACGCCGTCGTTCCTCGGCTTCGACGTCTGGTCGGCCCAGAAGGAACGGTTCTACTCGGTCGATACCGTCGAGCGGATCTTCAATCAGCTCGGTCTCCACACGGTGAACGTCTTCGAGCGCGAACGGCGCGCTCGAGACTTCGATCCCGACTCGTATTCCGTCCCCCAGTCCGCGTGGTATGACGGACCCGCCGAAGGAGTGATCGTCCAGAACAAACGGGGCCAGCGAGCAACGCTCCTGCATCCGTCGTTTCGCGAGATCGAGGCGACAGCGCCAGTCGACGCCTCCGCGGCGGAGGTAGCCGAAACGTACGCGACGCAACGACGGTTCGAAACGCTCTCGAGCGAACTCGAAGAACGGGGCCGTCCCGTAACGTTCGACACGCTTTACGAGCGCGTCCTCGAGGATATCGGTCGCGAAGAACACGACCGACTCTACCACGAAAGCGAACCGGTCGACATGAAGGCGTTCCGATCCGAAGTCAGTGCGCTAACGCGCCGATTCCTTGAGGAGTGA
- a CDS encoding glycoside hydrolase 5 family protein, with translation MVRRRTILRSGGAVAGGLTLPGFAAAASDEASNRPNGFLATDGTSFSVDGESQYLAGTNNFWLADVRTTRDEVDAMLDRAADLGLNTVRTWAFCAGRNGHCFQPSEGEYDESAFEHLDYVIEAAADRGLRLLLPLANNWGAYGGMEQYVEWSETAEEHDDFYTDLETRRLYRDFVEMIVTRTNSISGVPYAEDPTIAMWELGNEPRAQTKGVDVLGDWIEEVSGFIKCLDPNHLVSTGIEGFYDGDGDDWLRDGSQGTAYVDHHRIDTVDACSFHLYPDHWGVSPEYGTEWIEDHVRDGHERVGKPVYLGEFGIQVDRNANDTRQQIARRNSIYDTWYDRLDELDADGGVVWQLTLKKRAQYDDGFYVFPGDDRTIRLIERFANRMDAESGRPLYADRKRRRAGRD, from the coding sequence ATGGTACGAAGACGCACGATCCTCCGCAGCGGCGGTGCGGTCGCCGGCGGACTCACTCTCCCCGGGTTCGCGGCGGCGGCGTCCGACGAAGCGTCGAACCGACCGAACGGCTTCCTCGCGACCGACGGAACGTCGTTTTCGGTGGACGGCGAGTCGCAGTATCTCGCCGGAACGAACAACTTCTGGCTCGCGGACGTCCGGACGACTAGAGACGAAGTCGACGCCATGCTCGACCGGGCGGCCGATCTGGGGCTCAACACCGTCCGAACGTGGGCGTTCTGCGCCGGACGCAACGGCCACTGTTTCCAGCCGTCCGAGGGCGAGTACGATGAGTCTGCCTTCGAGCATCTCGATTACGTGATTGAGGCCGCAGCGGACCGGGGGCTCCGTCTGCTCCTCCCGCTCGCGAACAACTGGGGAGCGTACGGCGGCATGGAACAATACGTCGAGTGGTCCGAGACGGCCGAGGAGCACGACGACTTCTACACCGACCTCGAGACGCGGCGGCTGTACCGCGACTTCGTCGAAATGATCGTGACGCGCACGAACTCCATCTCTGGAGTCCCGTACGCCGAAGATCCGACTATCGCGATGTGGGAACTCGGAAACGAGCCGCGCGCCCAGACGAAGGGCGTCGACGTACTCGGAGACTGGATCGAGGAGGTGTCGGGGTTCATCAAGTGCCTCGATCCGAACCACCTCGTGTCGACCGGCATAGAAGGGTTCTACGACGGCGACGGTGACGACTGGCTCCGCGACGGCTCTCAGGGAACCGCGTATGTGGATCACCACCGGATCGACACCGTCGACGCGTGCTCGTTCCACCTCTACCCCGACCACTGGGGTGTCAGCCCCGAGTACGGTACCGAATGGATCGAGGACCACGTCAGAGACGGCCACGAACGGGTCGGGAAGCCCGTCTACCTGGGCGAGTTCGGCATCCAGGTGGATCGGAACGCGAACGATACGCGACAGCAGATCGCCCGTCGGAACAGCATTTACGACACTTGGTACGATAGACTCGACGAACTGGACGCCGACGGGGGCGTCGTCTGGCAACTTACTCTAAAAAAGCGAGCCCAGTACGACGATGGCTTCTACGTGTTCCCCGGAGACGACCGCACGATACGGCTGATAGAGCGGTTCGCGAACCGGATGGATGCCGAATCCGGTCGTCCGCTCTACGCGGATCGGAAGCGACGTCGCGCGGGACGCGATTGA
- a CDS encoding universal stress protein: MGLSMQRGLVLAEDTENGRKLLAEAAATARGSECGLVVLSIIRPESFAADVETLEAMGDVEDAHYDESNVLDAERNAVQSFVDAAINSEDVEIAYRVSVASNDDNVDTVLQTARETACDHLFVSGSQRSPTGKAIFGDRTQQLLLEFPGAVTVDLN, from the coding sequence GTGGGCCTCTCTATGCAACGCGGATTGGTACTCGCAGAAGATACCGAGAACGGTCGAAAACTACTCGCTGAAGCGGCCGCAACCGCACGCGGTAGCGAGTGCGGGTTGGTCGTCTTGTCCATCATCCGTCCCGAGTCGTTCGCAGCGGACGTTGAGACGCTGGAAGCGATGGGCGATGTCGAAGACGCTCACTACGACGAAAGCAATGTTCTCGACGCTGAGCGAAACGCCGTTCAGTCCTTCGTTGACGCTGCCATCAACAGCGAAGACGTGGAGATCGCATACCGAGTGAGCGTCGCGTCGAACGACGACAACGTCGACACGGTCCTTCAGACTGCTCGAGAGACCGCTTGTGATCACCTGTTCGTGTCCGGCAGTCAACGCTCCCCGACCGGAAAAGCGATCTTCGGCGATAGGACACAGCAACTCCTTCTGGAGTTCCCCGGAGCCGTGACGGTGGATCTCAACTGA
- a CDS encoding NEW3 domain-containing protein: MGWNSWNTFYCDIDEGLIKDAADAMVESGMTEAGYEYVCIDDCWMAPERDANGNLQPDPETFPNGISALADYVHDKGLKLGIYESAGTTTCQGLPGSLGYEETDAQTFADWGVDLLKYDNCGDHYGLSAVERYTRMHNALEAVDRDIVLSICEWGDNDPWMWAPEIGGDLWRTTGDIKPLWSAQEELWGNGIIDIIDQNEPLAEYAGPGRWNDPDMLVVGVDLPEYPNLTEAEDRTHFGMWAMMAAPLMAGNDIRNMSDETRDILTNDEVIAIDQDPAGNQATRIQHIRGEDGLPRSVWAKTLENGDRAVGLLNRSDRRTTVTTSAQAVGLEAASCYVARDLWNGTDWQTAGLISASVPSHGLALFRVSSGSPDGTNPFATVSLGDTEATVAPGEAITRSLTFTNYSPMTIDSVHVTCDAPDGWESEPTSTTFTDITAGPAISGASGPQNDAETDWMVRPPRDAPPKDYELGVTAKYANGVSIAELFTVTVENNAGNDSGAD, encoded by the coding sequence ATGGGATGGAACAGCTGGAACACGTTCTACTGCGACATTGACGAGGGGTTGATCAAGGACGCCGCCGATGCAATGGTCGAAAGCGGGATGACGGAAGCGGGCTACGAGTACGTCTGTATCGACGATTGCTGGATGGCTCCCGAACGCGACGCGAACGGGAACCTCCAGCCGGATCCCGAGACGTTTCCGAACGGCATCAGTGCTCTCGCCGATTACGTTCATGACAAAGGCCTAAAACTCGGTATCTACGAATCAGCGGGGACGACGACGTGTCAGGGCCTTCCCGGCAGCCTCGGTTACGAAGAAACCGATGCACAGACGTTCGCTGACTGGGGAGTCGACTTGCTCAAATACGATAACTGCGGAGACCATTACGGCCTGTCGGCGGTTGAGCGCTATACGCGAATGCACAACGCGCTCGAAGCCGTCGATCGGGATATCGTTCTCAGCATCTGCGAATGGGGAGACAACGATCCGTGGATGTGGGCCCCAGAGATAGGTGGCGACCTCTGGCGGACAACTGGCGATATTAAACCCCTCTGGAGCGCCCAAGAGGAGCTGTGGGGGAACGGCATTATCGACATCATCGATCAGAACGAGCCGCTCGCCGAATACGCGGGTCCCGGTCGCTGGAACGATCCGGACATGCTCGTAGTCGGCGTGGACCTGCCGGAGTATCCAAACCTAACCGAAGCGGAAGATCGAACGCACTTCGGCATGTGGGCGATGATGGCCGCGCCGCTCATGGCCGGCAACGACATTCGAAATATGTCCGACGAGACTCGCGATATTCTCACTAACGACGAGGTGATCGCGATCGATCAGGATCCGGCGGGCAATCAGGCGACGCGGATTCAACACATCAGGGGTGAGGACGGTCTCCCACGTTCTGTTTGGGCGAAAACACTTGAGAACGGGGATCGGGCAGTCGGATTACTGAATCGTAGCGATAGGAGAACGACGGTTACGACCAGCGCCCAGGCGGTCGGACTCGAAGCTGCCTCCTGCTACGTTGCTCGCGATCTCTGGAACGGAACCGACTGGCAGACCGCCGGTCTGATCAGTGCATCGGTTCCGTCACACGGGCTCGCATTATTCCGGGTCAGTAGCGGCAGCCCGGACGGTACCAACCCATTCGCAACGGTTTCACTCGGCGATACTGAAGCGACAGTCGCACCGGGTGAGGCAATCACTCGATCGCTTACATTCACTAATTATTCGCCAATGACAATCGATAGCGTTCACGTCACCTGTGATGCGCCCGACGGCTGGGAATCCGAGCCGACCTCAACGACGTTTACCGATATCACGGCCGGACCAGCGATTTCGGGTGCGTCTGGTCCGCAAAACGACGCCGAAACCGACTGGATGGTACGCCCCCCGAGAGATGCACCGCCCAAGGACTACGAACTCGGCGTAACCGCAAAATACGCAAATGGAGTCTCCATTGCGGAGTTATTTACCGTAACTGTCGAGAATAACGCTGGCAACGACTCTGGCGCCGACTAA
- a CDS encoding CBM35 domain-containing protein yields the protein MYERRDVLKSTAIGTTIGLGVLASSTTTTAAGASFGDGVNLQPAYYCGGDQNLGWDLMDDHPDIETVRIEIEPPSGGETGADLSDVRRWIDEANANGYQVIATYHHWLNNGSGDPQDLQDAADWWVENYDYLSQNSSFVINLHNEWGPHDVSASEYGNAYDSALGRLRDSAYDGTVICDVPGYGQEPQIAAESVDYIGDDDIAFSVHVYAKAWNQYAGEPLQASHLDYLNTNQTHPCLIGEFGPLGPDDRTDWSAVVDHAKSLGWPVLGWAWNGDGESDPMNMTAPFWGDDCGATSYSKTSYFSTVYDKLGGESSGGGGETTAHYLNAEYYSLDGVSTSTSRSGYWGNAYVTGFDSSGDSVTVDFDAAASGQRTVKIRYAAPHDDKECNLYVNGQSVGQASLPYTTSFQQTTVGSYQFDAGYNEITIENGWGYYDIDAVVIE from the coding sequence ATGTACGAACGACGTGATGTACTCAAGTCCACTGCGATCGGAACGACGATCGGTCTAGGCGTACTGGCGAGCAGCACAACGACGACTGCGGCGGGCGCATCGTTCGGTGACGGCGTCAACCTCCAACCCGCGTACTACTGCGGCGGCGACCAGAATCTGGGGTGGGACCTGATGGACGACCATCCCGATATCGAGACCGTCCGGATCGAGATCGAACCGCCGAGCGGCGGCGAGACGGGCGCGGATCTGTCCGACGTCCGTCGCTGGATCGACGAGGCAAACGCCAACGGCTACCAAGTCATCGCGACCTATCACCACTGGCTGAACAACGGCTCCGGAGACCCGCAGGACCTGCAGGACGCCGCGGATTGGTGGGTGGAAAACTACGACTACCTCTCGCAGAACTCCTCGTTCGTGATCAACCTCCACAACGAGTGGGGGCCCCACGACGTATCGGCGTCGGAGTACGGCAACGCGTACGACAGCGCGCTCGGTAGACTGCGCGACAGCGCCTACGACGGGACGGTAATCTGCGACGTACCCGGGTACGGGCAGGAGCCCCAGATCGCTGCCGAGAGCGTCGATTATATTGGCGACGACGACATCGCGTTCTCCGTGCACGTGTACGCAAAGGCGTGGAACCAGTATGCCGGGGAGCCGCTGCAGGCGTCGCACCTCGATTACCTCAATACGAACCAGACCCATCCGTGCCTGATCGGCGAGTTCGGACCGCTCGGCCCGGACGATCGGACAGACTGGTCCGCCGTCGTCGACCACGCCAAGTCGCTGGGCTGGCCGGTGCTCGGGTGGGCCTGGAACGGCGATGGCGAGTCCGATCCCATGAATATGACCGCCCCGTTCTGGGGCGACGACTGCGGTGCAACGTCCTACTCGAAAACCTCGTACTTCAGCACTGTGTACGATAAGCTGGGCGGTGAAAGCTCTGGCGGCGGTGGAGAGACGACGGCTCACTACCTGAACGCCGAGTACTACTCGCTCGACGGCGTCTCGACGTCGACGAGCCGATCGGGGTATTGGGGCAACGCGTACGTCACCGGCTTCGACAGCTCGGGCGACTCCGTCACGGTGGACTTCGACGCGGCGGCGAGCGGGCAACGAACTGTCAAGATCCGATACGCCGCGCCACACGACGACAAAGAGTGTAACCTGTACGTCAACGGACAGTCCGTCGGGCAGGCGTCGCTCCCGTACACGACCTCGTTCCAGCAGACGACTGTAGGGAGCTATCAGTTCGACGCGGGCTACAACGAGATCACGATAGAGAACGGCTGGGGATACTACGATATCGATGCGGTCGTCATTGAGTGA